One window of Dysgonomonas mossii genomic DNA carries:
- the hemW gene encoding radical SAM family heme chaperone HemW, whose translation MAGIYIHVPFCKTRCIYCDFYTRTDMSPKYDYVSALCEEIKLRKNYIGDEDVKTVYFGGGTPSQLSESDFLRIFETLHHEFRITPDAEITMEANPDDLSPQYLATLKEKLPFNRLSIGIQSFDDEELKFLKRRHSADKAKEAVRMCQSLGYDNISIDLMYGLPNQTMQIWERNLEEAIALDVQHISSYHLIYEQGTRLYRLFKMGDVNPVDEDLSVDMFSRMIEKLTAVGFDHYEISNFARHGLYSKHNSSYWLGKKYLGLGPAAHSYDGENRSWNVASISKYIEGIRAENLNLEIEVLDENTRYNDFILTGMRTKWGVNLSDLESLFGTKMKAFCLKNARKYLDQGFLTEKDNILKLTRQGIFISDGIMSDLMWV comes from the coding sequence ATGGCCGGAATTTATATTCATGTTCCTTTTTGTAAAACAAGGTGCATATATTGTGACTTCTATACACGCACAGATATGTCTCCGAAGTATGACTATGTTTCGGCTCTTTGTGAAGAGATAAAGCTACGTAAAAACTACATTGGAGACGAAGATGTAAAGACAGTATATTTTGGAGGAGGTACTCCATCTCAGTTATCTGAGAGTGACTTCCTCCGTATATTTGAAACTCTACACCATGAATTTCGGATAACGCCTGATGCCGAGATAACAATGGAAGCTAATCCCGATGATCTCTCGCCTCAGTATTTAGCAACCCTTAAAGAAAAATTACCGTTCAATCGCTTGAGTATAGGAATTCAAAGTTTTGACGATGAAGAGCTCAAATTCTTGAAGCGCAGGCATTCTGCCGATAAAGCAAAAGAAGCTGTAAGGATGTGCCAATCGTTAGGCTATGATAATATCAGTATAGACCTCATGTATGGTTTGCCGAACCAGACAATGCAGATTTGGGAAAGAAACCTCGAAGAAGCAATTGCTCTCGATGTACAGCATATTTCATCTTATCATTTGATCTATGAACAGGGCACAAGGCTCTATCGTTTATTCAAAATGGGAGACGTAAATCCTGTTGACGAAGACCTGAGTGTAGACATGTTTTCACGAATGATAGAGAAACTTACCGCTGTGGGATTTGATCATTATGAGATCTCTAATTTTGCCCGCCACGGATTATACTCAAAGCATAACAGCTCCTATTGGCTTGGAAAAAAGTATCTGGGACTAGGTCCTGCTGCCCACTCTTACGATGGAGAAAACCGCTCGTGGAACGTAGCCTCTATATCAAAGTATATAGAAGGGATAAGGGCTGAAAATCTAAATCTGGAAATTGAGGTATTAGATGAAAACACAAGATACAACGATTTTATTTTAACAGGTATGCGTACCAAATGGGGAGTAAACCTCTCTGACCTTGAATCCCTTTTTGGCACTAAAATGAAAGCATTCTGCTTGAAAAACGCACGAAAATATCTCGATCAAGGGTTCTTAACCGAAAAGGATAATATCTTAAAATTAACCCGACAAGGAATCTTTATATCCGATGGAATAATGAGCGACCTGATGTGGGTATAA
- a CDS encoding AMP-dependent synthetase/ligase yields MNYYHLSILVHRQAIRYGKRTALKYRNPYEKKWKNISWNKFSDNVMKTAWAMAEMGVEEGSRIAVYSQNMPQYLFADFGTFANRCISVPIYATSSPSQVEYIVKDASIQLLFAGEQFQYNNAFKVQQNSPVLKKIVVFDNNVKFHPDDKTSVYFDDFIATGENSHTEVIVRVRLKSRREDDIACIIYTSGTTGEPKGVVLPHSCFSQVFRIHDMRLPMTSNKDLSMNFLPLAHIFERAWTYYAIHKGMTIAINQDAKEIQKSIKQVHPTIMCSVPRFWEKVYAGVHEKISSSKGLMKWLYTDAIKTGKRYNLDFKNKNLRAPLGTRIKFALYNNTIFFVLKLVIGIEKGNIFPCAGAPLSDSIIEFLQSVNIPIIVGYGLTETTATVSFYPDKEFVIGSIGSVMPEVEVRIDETNNEILVKGKTVMREYYNKPQETAKVFTEDGFFRTGDAGKLENGVLYITERIKDLFKTANGKYIAPQAIETRVAEDKFIDMIAVIADERKFVSALIVPDYKALEEYANEHQIKYDKVEDLFSNVDILRMLDGRIELLQAHFAPYEKIKKYRLLAEPFTMEGGELTNTLKIKRKFVAEKYKDIIDKMYKE; encoded by the coding sequence ATGAATTATTATCATCTGTCTATATTGGTACATCGTCAGGCTATCAGGTATGGTAAGAGAACAGCTCTGAAATATAGGAATCCGTACGAAAAGAAATGGAAGAATATTTCATGGAATAAGTTTTCGGACAATGTAATGAAAACAGCCTGGGCAATGGCTGAAATGGGTGTAGAAGAAGGCTCTAGGATCGCTGTGTATTCTCAGAATATGCCGCAATATCTTTTTGCGGATTTCGGTACTTTTGCCAACCGTTGCATTTCGGTACCTATCTATGCAACATCATCACCGTCGCAAGTAGAATATATCGTAAAAGATGCCAGTATACAGTTACTGTTCGCCGGAGAGCAGTTCCAATATAATAATGCATTTAAAGTGCAACAAAATTCGCCTGTATTGAAGAAAATTGTTGTATTCGATAATAATGTCAAATTTCATCCCGATGATAAGACTTCTGTCTATTTTGATGATTTTATCGCTACCGGAGAAAATTCACACACAGAAGTTATCGTGCGAGTACGCCTTAAATCGAGAAGAGAAGATGATATAGCTTGTATTATATATACTTCGGGTACAACCGGCGAACCGAAAGGAGTAGTATTACCACATTCGTGTTTCTCTCAGGTTTTCCGTATTCACGACATGCGTCTGCCTATGACTTCGAATAAAGACTTGTCTATGAATTTCCTTCCATTGGCGCATATATTTGAACGGGCGTGGACATATTACGCTATCCATAAGGGAATGACCATTGCTATTAATCAAGATGCAAAGGAAATACAAAAATCAATAAAGCAAGTTCATCCCACTATCATGTGTAGTGTTCCCCGATTCTGGGAAAAAGTATATGCAGGCGTTCACGAAAAAATATCCAGTTCCAAAGGTCTGATGAAATGGCTATATACCGATGCCATCAAGACAGGGAAAAGATATAATTTGGACTTTAAAAATAAAAATCTACGAGCCCCACTTGGTACTCGTATAAAATTTGCTCTATATAACAATACGATATTTTTCGTTCTTAAGCTGGTTATCGGTATCGAGAAGGGAAACATATTCCCTTGTGCAGGAGCTCCATTATCTGATTCAATAATCGAGTTTTTACAGTCGGTAAATATTCCAATAATTGTGGGTTACGGTCTTACTGAAACAACGGCAACTGTAAGCTTCTATCCTGACAAAGAATTTGTTATTGGCTCTATTGGCAGCGTAATGCCGGAAGTTGAGGTTAGGATTGATGAAACAAACAACGAGATTCTTGTGAAAGGAAAAACCGTGATGCGGGAATACTACAACAAACCACAGGAAACCGCTAAAGTTTTCACCGAAGACGGCTTCTTCCGGACGGGAGATGCAGGAAAATTGGAAAACGGAGTGTTGTACATTACCGAACGTATCAAAGACCTGTTTAAGACAGCGAACGGAAAATATATCGCACCTCAGGCTATAGAGACACGCGTAGCCGAAGACAAATTTATCGATATGATTGCGGTTATAGCCGACGAGCGTAAATTTGTGAGTGCACTTATTGTTCCCGATTATAAAGCATTGGAAGAGTATGCTAATGAACACCAAATAAAGTATGACAAAGTAGAGGACTTGTTTTCTAATGTAGATATCCTTCGCATGCTGGACGGACGCATAGAACTCTTGCAAGCTCATTTTGCGCCATACGAAAAAATAAAAAAATACAGGTTGCTAGCCGAGCCATTTACGATGGAAGGTGGTGAATTAACCAATACACTCAAAATAAAGCGTAAATTTGTAGCAGAAAAATACAAAGATATTATCGACAAAATGTATAAAGAATAG
- a CDS encoding oligosaccharide flippase family protein, whose protein sequence is MAGSGMKSLAKDTAIYGLSSIVGRIFNWLLVPLHTYIFTDTIEYGKVSYIYGYTALFMVLLTYGMETGFFRFMNKKEENPDKVYATSLISLATTSLLFILFCFSFINPISSWMEYTDHKEHIWMMAIVVALDAFMTIPFAYLRYQKRPIRFATLKLTFIGFNIFFNLLFLVLCPWLYKNYPDLAINKFFHPEIGIGYIFLANLLSSLVVLILLIPTTMKNVKLQFDNALIRRMLIYSFPLLILGLAGVINQTVAQLTYPFLFDNPDEAFSQLGIYNACLKITVIITMFTQAFRYAYEPFFFSKDRENSSTKPYADAMKYFVIFALLVFLAVMFYLDILKYIVSKNYTVGTVIVPIAMMGEIFFGMYFNLSVWYKLTDKTKYGAYFSVFGCILQVAINIIFVPVYGYIASAWATLICNLIIMSISYFIGQKYYPIKYDLKRIFLYFALAVAFYIAAMYPQIDNEILRLAYRTVFLVIFTGVIIKKDLPLKEIPVIGKYISNNKKNK, encoded by the coding sequence ATGGCAGGGAGTGGAATGAAGAGCTTAGCAAAAGATACTGCAATCTATGGATTGAGTAGTATTGTTGGCCGCATATTTAATTGGTTGCTTGTTCCTTTACACACTTATATTTTTACTGATACTATCGAGTATGGCAAGGTAAGCTATATATACGGCTACACGGCGTTGTTCATGGTTTTGCTGACTTACGGCATGGAAACGGGATTTTTCCGCTTTATGAACAAGAAAGAAGAGAATCCTGATAAAGTATATGCTACATCTTTAATCTCATTAGCTACAACATCTCTGCTGTTTATTCTATTCTGTTTTTCTTTCATCAATCCTATTTCGTCATGGATGGAATATACCGATCATAAGGAACATATCTGGATGATGGCTATCGTTGTTGCGTTAGACGCTTTTATGACAATCCCTTTTGCTTATTTGCGTTATCAGAAAAGACCGATAAGGTTTGCTACATTGAAGCTAACGTTTATAGGGTTTAATATATTTTTCAATCTTCTGTTTTTGGTTCTATGTCCTTGGCTATACAAAAATTATCCGGACCTGGCTATTAATAAGTTCTTTCATCCCGAGATCGGTATCGGATACATCTTTTTGGCAAACTTGCTGTCTAGCTTGGTGGTATTGATACTATTGATACCGACAACAATGAAGAATGTGAAGCTCCAGTTTGATAATGCTCTGATCAGACGTATGCTGATATACTCATTTCCTCTTTTAATATTGGGGCTGGCAGGAGTTATAAATCAGACTGTAGCGCAATTGACTTATCCTTTTTTATTTGATAATCCCGATGAAGCTTTCAGCCAATTAGGTATATACAATGCTTGCCTTAAGATAACGGTTATTATAACAATGTTTACACAGGCATTCCGATATGCTTACGAGCCCTTCTTCTTTAGCAAGGATAGGGAAAACAGTAGTACAAAACCGTATGCCGATGCAATGAAGTATTTTGTAATATTTGCTTTACTCGTTTTTCTGGCTGTGATGTTTTATCTTGATATATTGAAGTATATAGTCAGCAAAAACTATACAGTAGGTACAGTCATTGTTCCTATTGCCATGATGGGTGAAATATTTTTTGGGATGTACTTCAACCTTTCGGTATGGTATAAGCTGACCGATAAGACAAAATACGGAGCCTATTTCTCTGTTTTCGGATGTATCCTTCAGGTTGCGATCAATATCATCTTTGTCCCTGTTTATGGCTATATTGCCAGTGCATGGGCTACGCTGATTTGTAATCTGATTATTATGAGTATATCTTATTTTATAGGACAAAAATATTATCCGATAAAATACGATCTGAAGCGCATTTTCTTATACTTTGCATTGGCTGTCGCATTTTATATTGCTGCCATGTATCCACAGATAGATAACGAAATCTTACGACTGGCATATCGTACGGTATTCCTTGTTATATTTACGGGCGTTATAATAAAGAAAGATCTACCATTAAAAGAGATTCCTGTCATTGGTAAATATATTAGCAACAATAAAAAAAATAAGTGA
- a CDS encoding S46 family peptidase, which translates to MRKLFLILAIFLTVAGVKADEGMWLLKELNRQSAARMKELGFKFPIDSIYSETNPSLKDAVVIFGRGCTGVSVSRQGLIFTNHHCGYDAIQKLSSVDHDYLKDGFVSQSFQEELPAEGLTVAFLQKTEDITDFVTSTLLPTDSENVREEKIDSLSQVYLEKYKDNKFLRAQVIPFYTHNKYYVVVYEVFRDVRLVFTPPSSVGKFGGETDNWMWPRHTGDFSVFRVYANKDNGAAEYSADNVPYKPKYSVPVSLKGYKENDYAMTIGYPGSTERYMTSWGINQMVESEHKPRIEVRGAKQDIWRKDMNASDAIRIKYASKYAGSSNYWKNAMGMNEAIAKLGVIKDKEQLEAKFAQWAASKPALQAKYGDALTLVKEGYTETMETSRIQTYLYETFFNGIEIIRYANTALLVNRMDPDKNKGEEFTKRLAPLYKDYEPALDRKVMPALLKIYAERVPAEYLPSVYTKIANEFGGDYDKFAEWFYNNTKFTNLEAATALVSSEDQEAINNDPAIAFAQSLEPCLSLLRQASAPYYPQIDKGSRLFMAGLMEMEPNKAFYPDANFTQRLSYGSVGGYKPADAVTYDYYSTSQGVLNKQVPNDPEFGVQQYILDDLASKDFGQYANKADGKMYVNFLSNNDITGGNSGSPVFNGNAELIGLAFDGNWESLSGDILFEPELQRTISVDIRYVLYIIDKVMNCPRLINELKVAK; encoded by the coding sequence ATGAGAAAACTATTTTTAATATTAGCAATTTTCCTTACTGTTGCCGGAGTAAAGGCTGACGAAGGAATGTGGCTGTTGAAAGAACTCAACAGGCAGAGTGCTGCCCGCATGAAAGAGCTGGGATTTAAGTTCCCTATTGATAGCATATACAGTGAGACTAACCCATCGCTGAAAGATGCTGTAGTTATTTTTGGTAGAGGCTGTACCGGAGTATCGGTATCTCGTCAAGGGTTGATATTCACCAACCATCACTGCGGATACGATGCAATACAAAAGCTTAGTTCCGTAGATCATGATTATTTGAAAGACGGTTTTGTAAGCCAGTCATTTCAGGAAGAATTACCAGCAGAAGGTTTGACTGTTGCTTTCTTACAAAAGACCGAAGACATTACAGATTTTGTAACCTCCACACTATTACCTACTGACAGCGAGAATGTACGTGAAGAAAAAATAGACTCTTTGTCGCAAGTATATCTTGAAAAATATAAAGACAATAAGTTTCTTAGAGCGCAAGTAATACCTTTCTATACACACAACAAATACTATGTTGTTGTATACGAAGTATTCAGAGACGTAAGACTTGTATTTACTCCTCCATCTTCTGTAGGAAAATTTGGTGGTGAAACAGACAACTGGATGTGGCCTCGCCATACAGGCGACTTCTCTGTATTCCGCGTTTATGCAAACAAAGACAATGGTGCAGCAGAATATAGTGCAGATAATGTACCTTACAAACCTAAATATTCAGTTCCTGTTTCTCTGAAGGGTTACAAGGAGAACGACTATGCCATGACGATTGGATATCCGGGAAGTACCGAACGCTATATGACATCGTGGGGTATCAACCAAATGGTAGAATCGGAACATAAACCTCGGATTGAAGTTCGCGGAGCAAAACAGGATATCTGGAGAAAAGATATGAACGCAAGCGATGCTATTCGTATCAAATATGCGTCTAAATATGCAGGAAGCTCCAACTACTGGAAAAATGCTATGGGGATGAACGAAGCTATTGCTAAACTAGGCGTTATAAAAGATAAAGAACAACTTGAAGCTAAATTTGCACAATGGGCTGCGTCAAAACCGGCATTGCAAGCAAAATATGGAGATGCTCTTACGCTAGTGAAAGAAGGCTATACTGAAACAATGGAAACATCTAGAATTCAGACATATCTGTACGAAACATTCTTCAATGGGATTGAAATTATCCGCTATGCAAATACGGCACTCCTTGTAAATAGAATGGATCCTGACAAAAATAAAGGTGAAGAATTCACAAAACGTTTAGCTCCGCTTTATAAAGATTATGAGCCGGCTCTCGATCGTAAAGTAATGCCTGCATTACTAAAAATATATGCAGAAAGAGTTCCTGCTGAATACTTGCCTTCGGTATATACAAAGATTGCAAATGAATTTGGTGGAGACTATGATAAATTTGCCGAGTGGTTCTACAACAATACTAAATTTACCAATCTGGAAGCTGCTACAGCTCTAGTAAGTAGTGAAGATCAGGAGGCAATCAATAATGACCCTGCAATTGCATTCGCTCAATCTTTAGAACCATGCTTAAGCCTATTACGTCAGGCATCTGCACCTTATTATCCTCAGATAGATAAAGGCAGCCGTCTGTTTATGGCGGGATTAATGGAAATGGAGCCGAATAAAGCTTTCTACCCGGATGCTAACTTCACTCAACGTTTGAGCTATGGCTCTGTGGGCGGATATAAGCCTGCCGATGCGGTTACTTACGACTATTATTCAACATCTCAAGGCGTATTGAATAAACAAGTTCCTAACGATCCTGAATTCGGTGTGCAACAATACATATTGGACGATTTGGCAAGTAAGGACTTTGGACAATATGCAAACAAAGCGGATGGAAAAATGTATGTAAACTTCTTGTCGAACAACGATATTACAGGTGGTAACTCCGGTAGTCCTGTATTTAATGGAAACGCAGAACTAATCGGACTTGCTTTTGATGGTAACTGGGAATCGCTGAGCGGTGACATTTTGTTTGAACCAGAGTTGCAACGTACAATCAGTGTAGACATTCGTTACGTACTTTACATAATAGATAAGGTAATGAACTGCCCTCGTCTTATCAACGAGCTGAAAGTGGCAAAATAA
- a CDS encoding carboxypeptidase-like regulatory domain-containing protein — MRTKCLKLIQTVFTVLIIWSVALPTYSAKDPGYITITGVVKDIKSKKTLEYVSISVPGTGIGTISNADGGFTIKVRDSLNVKTIEVSHIGYFNQRVPLLDQDMSNITIFLTRNENKLKEVVVESTDPLQLVEKAIDKIGDNNSLMTNLLTGFYRETIQKRRSYINISEAVIDIYKTPYTQSDAGDRVQVLKGRKLLSPKPGDTLLVKFVGGPNLSTYLDIVKNRDIMLDKASLHYYKYKMENSVMINERLHYVISFEPQVVMPYALFYGNLYIDQETLAFSRAEFNLSMDDRNKVTQAILRKKPFRLHFKPEEVAYLVTYKQQNGKSYLNYVRNEVRFKCDYKRRLFSTNYTIISEMVVTDRQENNIAKIPAREAFSDRYSLSDKVSNFYDANFWEGYNIIEPTESLESAVNKLKKQQSN, encoded by the coding sequence ATGAGAACTAAATGTTTAAAATTGATACAAACTGTATTTACAGTCCTTATAATTTGGAGTGTAGCACTTCCAACTTATTCGGCCAAAGATCCGGGATATATTACAATAACCGGAGTAGTGAAGGATATAAAGTCAAAGAAGACTCTTGAATATGTAAGTATATCTGTTCCCGGAACAGGTATAGGTACAATATCGAATGCGGATGGAGGATTTACGATTAAGGTCAGAGATTCCCTGAATGTTAAAACAATAGAAGTTTCCCACATAGGCTACTTCAATCAGCGGGTACCTCTATTGGATCAGGATATGAGTAATATTACAATCTTCCTTACACGTAACGAGAACAAATTGAAAGAGGTCGTTGTCGAATCTACAGATCCATTGCAGTTGGTAGAAAAAGCTATCGATAAGATAGGTGATAACAATAGTTTGATGACAAATCTTTTAACCGGATTCTATCGTGAAACTATACAAAAAAGACGAAGCTATATAAATATCTCCGAAGCTGTTATAGATATCTACAAGACCCCATATACTCAATCGGATGCAGGAGATAGGGTACAAGTGTTGAAGGGCAGGAAACTACTTAGTCCAAAACCCGGTGATACTTTGCTTGTTAAATTTGTAGGAGGTCCAAACTTGTCTACTTACCTGGATATTGTAAAGAATAGGGATATAATGTTAGATAAAGCTTCTCTTCATTACTACAAGTACAAGATGGAGAACAGTGTAATGATAAACGAACGTCTTCATTATGTGATAAGTTTTGAGCCTCAGGTTGTCATGCCTTACGCCCTGTTTTATGGTAACTTGTACATTGATCAGGAAACATTAGCTTTTTCACGGGCAGAGTTTAATTTGAGTATGGACGACCGCAATAAAGTTACACAGGCCATTCTTCGTAAAAAACCGTTCAGATTGCATTTCAAACCTGAAGAGGTAGCCTATTTGGTTACTTATAAGCAGCAGAATGGAAAAAGCTATCTGAATTATGTTCGTAACGAAGTTCGCTTCAAATGTGATTATAAGCGCAGACTGTTCTCTACCAACTATACAATTATATCAGAGATGGTTGTTACCGACAGGCAAGAAAATAATATAGCTAAAATTCCCGCTAGAGAAGCATTTAGCGACAGATATTCGTTATCAGACAAAGTGAGTAACTTCTATGATGCCAATTTCTGGGAGGGCTATAACATTATAGAACCTACAGAGTCGCTCGAATCGGCAGTAAATAAATTAAAGAAACAACAAAGTAACTGA
- a CDS encoding RNA polymerase sigma-70 factor, with the protein MLNDVLIFKKIKDGDIETFEQVFRQYYLPLYMYSFGIIGRKDAAEEIVQELFYVLWRDREALNIVRSMKSYLYGAVRNQSLQYFEHQYVKERHRENILSRKLEASETTAQEQIEYKELQNIINRTLEQLPERRLRIFRMHRMEGRKYKEIAQLLSVSIKTVEAEMTKAYQILRQEIEKYTHAS; encoded by the coding sequence ATGCTGAACGATGTGCTTATATTCAAGAAGATAAAGGATGGTGATATAGAAACCTTCGAACAGGTTTTTCGCCAGTACTATCTGCCTTTATACATGTACTCGTTTGGCATAATTGGTCGTAAAGATGCAGCCGAAGAGATTGTTCAGGAATTATTTTATGTATTGTGGCGCGACCGAGAGGCATTGAATATTGTCCGTTCGATGAAGAGCTATTTGTATGGGGCAGTACGTAACCAGTCCCTTCAATATTTCGAACATCAGTACGTAAAAGAACGTCACAGAGAAAATATATTAAGCAGGAAGCTTGAAGCATCGGAAACGACTGCGCAAGAACAGATTGAATATAAAGAGTTGCAGAATATTATAAATCGTACGCTGGAACAGTTACCGGAACGACGACTTCGCATTTTCAGAATGCATCGGATGGAAGGTCGTAAATATAAAGAAATTGCACAATTGCTTTCTGTGTCAATAAAAACGGTAGAGGCAGAAATGACAAAAGCATATCAGATATTAAGACAGGAAATAGAAAAATATACACACGCATCATGA
- a CDS encoding FecR family protein gives MNLKETNNKITDQAWDRLYMRLDRDGLLPENKVAKKASIRTSLVRWGAAAAILCICAISVFVIWGQKTSHKEMLTINNEKDAPTLISTLEDGSVVYLSDQASLQYPNRFSDDKREVVLEGNAFFDISRNPSKPFVIETQQTIIEVLGTSFNVKSENKNSFSLSVRRGEVRVTSKLNGQTVNVRAGETALLESDNLHKVKTIDVSQFESYLKRVHFKDQRLSDIVRVINMNSDAEQLTVSPELQDRLLTVTFSGDTPYTMAELICLALNLQFKQQDNVISISQK, from the coding sequence ATGAATTTGAAAGAAACAAATAATAAGATTACAGATCAGGCTTGGGATCGCCTTTATATGCGGCTCGATCGGGACGGATTGCTGCCGGAGAATAAAGTAGCGAAAAAGGCAAGCATACGTACATCTTTGGTAAGATGGGGGGCTGCGGCTGCAATTTTATGTATTTGTGCCATTTCAGTATTCGTTATATGGGGACAAAAGACCAGCCATAAGGAAATGTTGACAATCAATAACGAAAAGGATGCTCCAACTCTGATCTCTACTTTAGAAGATGGATCGGTAGTATATCTCTCAGATCAAGCATCTTTGCAGTATCCGAATCGTTTTTCGGATGATAAACGAGAGGTCGTTTTGGAGGGAAATGCATTTTTTGATATCAGTCGAAATCCAAGTAAGCCATTTGTCATTGAAACTCAGCAAACGATTATTGAAGTATTGGGCACTTCATTTAATGTGAAGAGTGAAAATAAAAATTCATTTTCTTTATCAGTACGGCGTGGAGAAGTAAGAGTCACTTCAAAATTGAACGGGCAGACAGTAAATGTAAGGGCCGGAGAAACAGCCCTTTTGGAATCTGATAATCTACATAAGGTTAAAACCATAGATGTTTCACAGTTTGAATCGTACCTTAAAAGGGTTCATTTTAAAGATCAGCGATTGTCGGATATTGTGAGAGTTATAAATATGAACTCCGATGCAGAGCAGCTAACTGTGTCACCCGAACTGCAAGATCGCCTACTGACAGTTACCTTTTCGGGGGATACTCCATACACAATGGCTGAACTGATTTGTCTGGCTCTTAATTTGCAGTTTAAACAGCAAGATAATGTGATATCTATATCACAAAAATAA
- a CDS encoding carboxypeptidase-like regulatory domain-containing protein, whose amino-acid sequence MKYTAENTFHRILVSLLLMMVAVILQADDGAVLNRKIQLPKSKESVYKLLRQVSDKSGYLFIYDSQIINNDKKVKIAKGEYTLREAIYAITGNNQLKISVVGNHILLQVADRTKAHTVISIEKVDSVEKKFFTFSGAIYDQITDEPLAYSAVGISNSTIGTISNQDGEFKLILPDSLRRSKVKFTHVGYESQEVEVGLLAGQHIRFALEPRIIPLQEVVIRVVEPQEEINRMLENRKNNYSTSPVYLTTFYREGIDHKKNNIDVTEAVLKMYKTGYDVNVNLDQVKLIKMRRIKSIQESDTIFTKMKSGINSCLILDLVKNLPDFLKPEEQNKYEYGHTDITVVDGRRVNIISFCQKEYIDEPLFKGQLFIDAENYALIEAHFEINPKFVQRATDLYVRKKNKDIRLTLQQARYNVSYKLSNDGIYYVNHIRGDLEFKMKRKRKLFSTPLYLWFEMVNCMVDTTDVNAFARKERIPTQNIFSDTKYQYDRNFWGNFNVILPEEKLKELIINNLSEVSEDLIIK is encoded by the coding sequence ATGAAATATACGGCTGAAAATACCTTTCATCGTATTCTTGTATCGTTATTGCTAATGATGGTAGCAGTGATCTTACAGGCAGATGATGGCGCAGTGCTAAATAGGAAGATACAATTACCAAAAAGTAAAGAGAGTGTATATAAGCTGCTGAGGCAAGTATCCGACAAGTCGGGTTATTTATTTATCTATGATAGCCAGATTATAAACAATGACAAGAAGGTTAAGATTGCAAAAGGCGAATATACATTGCGGGAAGCCATATATGCGATCACCGGGAATAATCAACTAAAGATTTCCGTTGTTGGAAATCATATCTTGTTACAAGTTGCAGATCGGACAAAAGCACATACTGTAATTTCAATAGAAAAGGTAGATAGTGTAGAGAAAAAGTTCTTTACTTTTAGTGGTGCAATATACGACCAGATCACGGATGAGCCTTTAGCTTATAGCGCAGTAGGAATCAGCAACTCAACAATAGGAACGATTTCTAATCAGGATGGAGAATTCAAATTGATATTGCCTGATTCTCTTCGTCGCTCCAAGGTAAAGTTTACTCATGTAGGTTACGAAAGTCAGGAAGTGGAAGTCGGTCTATTGGCCGGACAGCATATTCGTTTTGCCCTCGAGCCCAGAATAATACCATTACAAGAGGTTGTAATTAGAGTAGTTGAGCCTCAAGAAGAGATTAACCGTATGCTAGAGAATCGTAAGAATAACTACTCAACCTCGCCTGTTTATCTTACAACCTTCTACAGAGAGGGGATAGACCATAAAAAAAATAATATAGATGTAACTGAGGCGGTGCTTAAAATGTATAAGACCGGCTATGATGTAAATGTAAATCTTGATCAGGTAAAACTTATAAAGATGCGCCGTATTAAGAGCATTCAGGAAAGTGATACAATCTTTACAAAAATGAAATCCGGTATTAATTCTTGTCTGATATTGGATTTGGTGAAGAACTTACCTGATTTTTTGAAGCCTGAAGAGCAAAATAAATATGAGTATGGGCATACAGATATTACAGTTGTAGATGGCAGAAGGGTGAATATTATTTCATTCTGTCAGAAAGAATATATCGATGAACCTTTGTTTAAAGGACAATTGTTTATTGACGCAGAGAATTATGCATTGATAGAAGCTCATTTCGAGATCAATCCCAAATTTGTTCAACGGGCTACAGATCTTTATGTTCGAAAAAAAAATAAGGATATTCGGCTAACATTACAACAGGCTCGGTATAATGTTTCGTATAAATTATCCAATGATGGTATTTATTATGTGAACCATATTCGCGGAGACCTCGAATTTAAGATGAAAAGAAAGCGAAAGCTTTTTAGCACTCCATTATATCTGTGGTTCGAAATGGTAAACTGTATGGTAGATACAACAGATGTAAATGCATTTGCCCGAAAGGAAAGAATACCTACTCAAAACATATTCTCAGATACTAAGTACCAGTATGACAGAAATTTTTGGGGTAACTTTAATGTAATATTGCCGGAAGAAAAGCTAAAAGAATTAATAATAAATAATTTAAGCGAGGTTTCCGAAGATCTGATTATAAAATAA